From Diospyros lotus cultivar Yz01 chromosome 4, ASM1463336v1, whole genome shotgun sequence, a single genomic window includes:
- the LOC127799686 gene encoding uncharacterized protein LOC127799686, whose translation MWCRAFSATLGGHARTWYSCLPHCSINSWEELKTCFLAHYAPLKRHQKSSMALVDIKQDQGESLRDFVARFNEEALSIDEFDQRIAMVAFQNGLRAGPFVQSLAKTPSRTFTEALTWANKYINAEEMMKVKRAEQPDKKEREKEMKKPMVEHKTDYRPSRALDRLGFGGAHGNPTSYTPLNASRAEILLALEDKNYLRCPPSLKSPPNTRSKRKYCRFHPDHGHVTEDCIQLKEEI comes from the coding sequence ATGTGGTGCCGCGCATTTTCAGCTACTTTGGGAGGTCATGCTCGGACCTGGTATTCCTGTCTTCCCCATTGTTCCATCAACAGTTGGGAAGAGCTAAAGACCTGCTTCCTAGCCCATtacgctcccttgaagcgccaccagaagtcttccatggctctggtgGACATCAAGCAAGaccagggtgaatccctaagggatTTCGTGGCTAGATTTAATGAAGAGGCATTGAGCATTGATGAGTTCGATCAGCGGATCGCAATGGTGGCTTTCCAGAATGGCTTGAGGGCGGGACCATTCGTTCAGTCCTTAGCCAAGACTCCATCTCGTACTTTCACAGAAGCCCTTACAtgggctaataagtacatcaatgcggaagagatgatgaaggtgaagcgAGCTGAACAACCggacaagaaagaaagagaaaaggagatgAAAAAGCCAATGGTGGAACACAAGACGGACTATCGCCCTTCTCGAGCTCTTGATCGCCTGGGCTTTGGGGGTGCCCATGGCAACCCGACGAGTTATACTCCCCTTAACGCCAGTCGAGCAGAAATTTTACTGGCATTAGAGGATAAGAATTATCTGCGGTGTCCTCCATCGCTGAagtctccacccaacactcgaagcaaaAGAAAATATTGTCGTTTCCACCCCGACCATGGTCATGTTACAGAGGACTGCatccagttaaaagaagagatttag